A genomic stretch from Bifidobacterium sp. ESL0769 includes:
- a CDS encoding inositol-3-phosphate synthase, with translation MSIRVAVAGIGNCASSLIQGVEYYKDAKDDEKIPGLMHNNFGGYRVRDIEFVTAFDVDALKVGKDISEAIGASQNNTYKFCDVPNKGVEVLRGPTYDGLGEYYRQMITESDAEPVDVAQVLRDKKVDVLVSYMPVGSEQADKAYAQAAMDAGCAFVNCLPVFIASDPEWAQKFRDAGVPIIGDDIKSQVGATITHRVMARLFEDRGVRLDRTYQLNVGGNMDFMNMLQRSRLESKKVSKTRAVTSIVPHEMDPHNVHIGPSDYVAWLDDRKLAFVRLEGTTFGDVPISLEYKLEDWDSPNSAGIVIDAVRAAKIALDRHLSGPILAPSSYFMKSPAVQHEDSEARQLVEKYIKGEVEADESELDADVKAAKDSGKDVWHA, from the coding sequence ATGAGTATTCGCGTGGCAGTGGCAGGTATTGGTAACTGCGCCTCGTCCCTGATTCAGGGTGTCGAGTATTACAAGGACGCGAAGGACGATGAAAAGATCCCCGGCCTGATGCACAACAACTTCGGTGGCTACCGGGTTCGCGATATTGAGTTTGTGACGGCGTTCGACGTCGATGCCCTCAAGGTGGGCAAAGATATTTCCGAGGCCATCGGAGCCTCCCAGAACAACACCTACAAGTTCTGCGACGTGCCGAACAAGGGCGTCGAGGTGCTGCGTGGACCGACCTATGATGGCCTGGGCGAGTATTACCGCCAGATGATCACCGAGTCCGATGCCGAGCCGGTCGACGTGGCCCAGGTCCTGCGCGACAAGAAGGTCGACGTGCTGGTCAGCTACATGCCCGTCGGCTCGGAACAGGCCGACAAGGCTTACGCACAGGCTGCGATGGACGCCGGTTGCGCCTTCGTCAACTGCCTGCCTGTCTTCATCGCCTCCGACCCTGAGTGGGCTCAGAAGTTCCGCGATGCCGGCGTGCCGATCATCGGCGACGACATCAAGAGCCAGGTCGGTGCCACCATCACCCACCGTGTGATGGCCCGCCTCTTCGAGGATCGCGGTGTGCGTCTCGACCGCACCTATCAGCTCAATGTCGGCGGCAACATGGACTTCATGAACATGCTGCAGCGTTCGCGCCTCGAATCCAAGAAGGTCTCCAAGACCCGCGCCGTCACCTCGATCGTGCCGCACGAGATGGATCCGCACAACGTGCACATCGGTCCATCCGATTACGTGGCTTGGCTCGACGACCGCAAGCTCGCGTTCGTCCGCTTGGAAGGCACCACCTTCGGCGACGTGCCGATTAGCCTCGAATACAAGCTTGAGGATTGGGATTCCCCGAACTCCGCCGGCATCGTCATCGACGCCGTCCGTGCCGCCAAGATCGCGCTCGACCGTCACCTCTCCGGCCCGATTCTCGCGCCGAGCTCCTACTTCATGAAGTCCCCGGCCGTCCAGCACGAGGACTCCGAGGCCCGTCAGCTGGTCGAGAAGTATATCAAGGGCGAGGTCGAGGCCGACGAGTCCGAACTCGATGCCGATGTAAAGGCCGCGAAGGATAGCGGCAAGGACGTCTGGCACGCCTGA
- a CDS encoding DUF1310 family protein, with the protein MATADQMPYNGLQPRKRRLPAAVRVVLCVLAVFVAIGGVLVAIPVGYDAYMRHVVHSEEADAVFRRGMRNIDPHAFTKEGIIHSYTIDDDKIEHSPMGGIMVTLYANGDRSLEVMVTLDRPLNEDGSREPLEGQGGGYSRKLYDLVAENERKLAQRPSAMVSSDKRIQLEQPELRNEE; encoded by the coding sequence ATGGCAACGGCTGATCAGATGCCGTATAACGGTCTGCAGCCTAGGAAGCGTAGGTTGCCAGCGGCGGTCAGGGTGGTTCTTTGTGTTCTCGCGGTGTTTGTGGCGATAGGAGGGGTTTTGGTGGCGATTCCGGTGGGATATGACGCGTATATGAGGCACGTCGTCCACAGTGAAGAGGCGGATGCCGTGTTTAGACGTGGTATGAGGAATATAGATCCTCATGCTTTTACGAAAGAGGGGATTATTCATTCGTATACCATTGATGACGATAAAATTGAACATAGCCCTATGGGCGGTATCATGGTGACGCTTTATGCCAACGGTGACCGGAGCCTGGAAGTAATGGTAACCCTGGACAGGCCACTCAATGAGGATGGCAGTAGAGAGCCTTTGGAGGGTCAGGGCGGAGGCTACTCCCGAAAGCTGTACGATCTCGTAGCGGAGAACGAACGGAAACTCGCGCAGCGGCCAAGTGCAATGGTCAGCAGCGATAAGCGGATTCAGTTAGAACAGCCAGAATTAAGGAATGAGGAGTGA
- a CDS encoding PD-(D/E)XK nuclease family protein, protein MAMSGNDVLDFNDNAAMCAVRAMLDDNSETTSHTLLVAGAPSSGKTEFALAATLEGISRFGDSKVFMAVSGRQAADKLSDRIIRAVGSVSSARPVTTLSAIAFRLLSEVRENRQEPLPKLLNGAEQDALLRQVVAVHVGHARSGELCDTCELMRQYFAADDWVNTVYGDDGSETGGRLRGANDGARGPMSGQQVANVSGTDGQVRPTFEVQPRSTSKGIGSSDVLFARGINDAFVMQLRDMLARMDELGLGPEREDEVLQMLADSQDSGEGYSLRIERLGVQWRLAFALRREYAQATIDAYPGEFRLDSSRLLVEGAQAAAQIAEAELPKFVVVDDFQDLTLAGLSFLEALVRRDVKLLLVGNPDESVQTFRGSYPEYLFTRAQQPPLSAELMTLPARRIRKVEDISDKSETSPSYLDLLASRVSLSIAANEDTSVALPNRPGKLPRLTASLPIETLNANNPKLQDGSVKTALYRTSREELDDVVWRIKEAHLGAGRDWNSMAVIAHDNDTVRAFGERLRSDGVPVRYSAVTKPLKDDPSVQGLFALLELAKLRHDGIDASDMSLSETARYVRSRVQTVLESPLVSLRSSSTSNGPSSPARLAPVESVMKAIASLAQVAGNETDRVVEADNTGEIEETAKPDEADGSSNIDKADNADTTSNQNTPGTPNVVANLPKIDAAWQAWRQQAITRRPASSVEVDETLVGGANQKDENSMPFGLDAMYILLAFNDDEAKDAGADEVVELISNVGGDASVRAFAHVWDLVSQVEQGLSALPSREPQYALSVAWDACHVANTWQVQALANNADGRAANDRLDVMMRLFAYASGSGAKQSVEDFIASVRSMRIEADSLAKVAPIDEAVTLTTPAGAAGGHWRFVFITEIQQDVWPNLAARNTMFGGENLADIVLHNGMRDERESGMAGGDPELAQVLSAEQKSFLVALTRASEQVTLSAVLSDDTVPSDFLYTYVPERFDRVRDADLQTRDYTQLADSGRFAGLDTDPRGLVTASRIELMRQADSSESGKGKTTRAAGGEVDKNEDMAGVAGVENNSSHSAVGLDAESSARVRDAAVSLALLDDVGLEAANPNSWPYTFDTQDKTGARPGDVQDETSVQSRAMQNVSAQGSSHRDESISTSVVPSSQALKSAPQGNGPSSSVPTVTLSPSQVDRIWACPVCWMLESQFAGPRPSNAATSFGTLIHKVAQLASEAGLDAPDFMAGSSEDERIAAISVQMMDMYHELADDPDAIDDPEQRYRAESKDEGAQQTLTDIATYFVTSNDKDYPYGNLKNFAVGRLQRADSEYEFAAKFGLDDIRAAYNAIDGIDPIGTNELVAIMGVLNGGWPEGISLDLQIRLTGRIDRMEWRDLGDGKQHVRLIDWKTGHAHNGKQMFNDLQLVCYQLGLAFPEANRPDENGDGIGTSAVLPNAGLHGAEALKVMPDITQSALFDVDSATAPALGYRVPETLFQPPLFYAGALNSTGFTPRSHYSDLQKLADLPDLPAEAPAGVSAHAWQQFLSLRGTQAVWALTMISRIFYAAAASRSSVLAARPQPDHVAWCRMKTVCPACAGEVDTVYEVRRG, encoded by the coding sequence ATGGCTATGAGTGGGAACGACGTATTGGATTTCAACGATAATGCCGCAATGTGTGCGGTAAGAGCGATGCTGGATGATAACTCCGAGACGACCTCACACACATTGCTTGTGGCCGGGGCGCCAAGCTCCGGGAAGACCGAGTTCGCGCTCGCAGCGACGCTTGAGGGCATTTCGCGATTCGGCGATTCCAAGGTTTTCATGGCGGTTTCGGGGCGTCAGGCGGCAGACAAGCTCTCTGACCGGATCATTCGCGCCGTTGGTTCCGTTTCCAGCGCTCGGCCGGTGACCACGCTTTCGGCGATTGCGTTTCGACTGCTTTCCGAGGTCCGTGAAAACAGACAGGAGCCGTTGCCGAAACTGTTGAACGGAGCGGAGCAGGATGCGTTGTTGCGTCAGGTGGTTGCGGTTCATGTCGGTCATGCCCGAAGCGGCGAATTATGTGATACCTGCGAGTTGATGCGGCAATATTTTGCTGCCGATGACTGGGTGAATACCGTTTATGGCGATGACGGAAGCGAAACGGGTGGCAGGCTCCGTGGAGCGAATGACGGGGCGCGCGGGCCCATGTCAGGTCAGCAAGTCGCGAACGTTTCGGGTACCGATGGCCAGGTTCGCCCAACTTTCGAGGTCCAGCCTCGTTCAACCTCGAAAGGCATCGGTTCCAGCGACGTTCTGTTTGCTCGTGGTATCAACGACGCTTTTGTAATGCAATTGCGTGACATGCTGGCTCGCATGGATGAGCTTGGTTTGGGTCCCGAGCGCGAGGACGAGGTTCTCCAGATGCTTGCCGATTCGCAGGACTCCGGTGAAGGGTACAGTCTGCGAATCGAGCGACTTGGCGTTCAATGGAGGCTCGCATTTGCGCTGCGACGTGAGTATGCGCAGGCCACGATTGACGCCTATCCGGGGGAGTTCCGGCTTGATTCCTCGCGTTTGCTTGTTGAAGGCGCGCAGGCGGCCGCACAGATTGCCGAGGCCGAGCTTCCGAAATTTGTGGTGGTCGATGACTTTCAGGATTTGACACTTGCGGGGCTATCGTTCCTCGAGGCGTTGGTGCGGCGCGACGTGAAGCTGTTGCTGGTCGGCAACCCCGACGAGTCCGTGCAGACCTTCCGCGGGTCCTACCCGGAATATCTGTTCACACGTGCGCAGCAGCCACCGCTTTCGGCCGAGTTGATGACCTTGCCAGCTCGTCGGATTCGTAAGGTAGAGGATATATCGGATAAATCTGAGACATCGCCGTCATATCTCGACCTGCTGGCTTCGCGCGTCTCGCTTTCCATCGCGGCGAACGAGGATACTTCTGTAGCATTGCCGAATCGTCCCGGGAAACTGCCGCGTTTGACTGCAAGCCTACCAATTGAGACGTTGAACGCAAACAATCCTAAATTGCAGGATGGCAGTGTCAAAACCGCGCTGTACCGTACCTCGCGCGAGGAGCTGGACGATGTGGTCTGGCGCATCAAGGAAGCGCATCTTGGTGCCGGCCGCGATTGGAACAGCATGGCCGTCATCGCCCACGACAATGACACGGTGCGTGCTTTCGGCGAGCGGCTGCGCAGCGATGGGGTGCCGGTGCGTTATTCCGCGGTCACCAAGCCGCTGAAGGACGACCCGAGTGTACAAGGGCTGTTTGCGCTGCTGGAGCTGGCGAAACTGCGTCACGACGGCATCGACGCTTCCGATATGTCGTTGAGCGAAACTGCAAGGTATGTGCGTAGTCGCGTGCAGACCGTGCTGGAAAGCCCGTTGGTGAGCCTGCGTTCGTCTTCAACCTCTAACGGCCCGTCCTCGCCCGCGCGCTTGGCTCCTGTGGAATCGGTGATGAAAGCCATCGCATCGCTGGCGCAGGTTGCCGGAAATGAAACGGACAGGGTGGTCGAGGCCGATAATACAGGTGAGATAGAGGAAACGGCTAAACCAGACGAAGCGGATGGATCAAGCAATATAGATAAGGCCGATAATGCCGACACGACGAGCAATCAGAACACCCCGGGCACCCCGAACGTTGTGGCGAATTTGCCGAAAATCGATGCCGCTTGGCAGGCTTGGCGGCAGCAGGCGATCACACGTCGCCCAGCATCCAGCGTTGAGGTGGACGAGACGCTTGTGGGTGGCGCAAATCAAAAAGATGAAAATTCAATGCCTTTCGGGCTGGACGCTATGTATATTCTGCTGGCGTTCAACGATGATGAGGCTAAAGATGCGGGTGCCGATGAGGTAGTGGAGCTGATTTCCAACGTGGGCGGTGATGCCTCGGTACGCGCCTTCGCGCACGTCTGGGACTTGGTGAGCCAGGTCGAGCAGGGATTGTCGGCTTTGCCGAGCCGTGAGCCGCAATATGCGCTTTCCGTGGCTTGGGACGCGTGCCATGTGGCGAATACCTGGCAGGTTCAGGCGCTCGCGAACAACGCCGATGGCCGCGCCGCCAACGACAGGCTTGACGTGATGATGCGGCTTTTCGCCTATGCTTCGGGTTCCGGCGCGAAGCAGAGCGTCGAGGATTTCATTGCCAGCGTGCGTTCGATGCGCATTGAAGCGGATTCATTGGCGAAGGTTGCGCCCATCGATGAGGCGGTGACGCTGACCACTCCGGCTGGTGCGGCGGGTGGTCATTGGCGTTTCGTGTTCATTACCGAGATCCAGCAGGACGTCTGGCCGAATCTCGCCGCTCGCAACACCATGTTCGGTGGCGAAAACCTTGCCGATATTGTATTGCATAACGGAATGCGCGACGAGCGCGAATCGGGTATGGCTGGGGGAGACCCGGAACTCGCTCAGGTGCTTTCGGCCGAGCAGAAAAGCTTCCTGGTGGCTCTGACGAGGGCGAGCGAACAGGTGACATTGAGCGCCGTGCTGAGCGATGACACCGTGCCGTCCGATTTTCTCTATACCTACGTTCCGGAGCGGTTCGACCGCGTGCGCGATGCTGATTTGCAGACCCGTGACTACACACAATTGGCGGATTCCGGCCGTTTTGCAGGACTTGATACCGACCCGCGCGGGCTCGTCACCGCTTCGCGTATCGAATTGATGCGCCAAGCTGATAGCAGCGAAAGTGGGAAGGGTAAAACCACTCGAGCTGCTGGTGGTGAGGTCGACAAGAATGAGGATATGGCTGGTGTTGCCGGTGTCGAAAACAATTCCTCACATTCGGCTGTCGGACTTGATGCTGAATCTTCCGCGCGTGTTCGCGACGCTGCCGTGTCGCTGGCGCTGCTTGACGATGTCGGACTCGAGGCGGCCAATCCCAATAGTTGGCCGTATACCTTCGATACGCAAGACAAAACTGGTGCAAGACCGGGGGATGTACAAGACGAAACCAGTGTGCAATCCCGAGCTATGCAGAATGTAAGTGCCCAGGGATCGTCACATCGTGATGAATCGATTTCGACATCGGTTGTGCCGAGTTCGCAAGCCTTGAAGAGCGCCCCACAAGGCAATGGGCCATCGTCTTCGGTTCCAACGGTAACGCTTTCGCCCTCGCAGGTCGACCGCATCTGGGCCTGCCCGGTCTGCTGGATGTTGGAAAGCCAGTTCGCCGGCCCGCGTCCGTCAAATGCGGCTACGAGTTTCGGAACGTTGATTCACAAGGTCGCCCAGCTTGCCAGCGAGGCGGGCTTGGATGCCCCCGATTTCATGGCAGGCAGTTCCGAAGACGAGCGTATAGCAGCAATTTCCGTTCAGATGATGGATATGTACCACGAGCTTGCCGATGACCCTGACGCGATTGACGATCCCGAACAGCGTTATCGTGCCGAAAGCAAGGACGAAGGCGCGCAGCAGACGCTTACCGATATCGCGACCTACTTCGTGACCTCAAACGATAAGGATTATCCCTACGGAAATCTCAAGAACTTTGCCGTAGGTCGCTTGCAACGTGCCGATAGCGAGTATGAATTCGCGGCAAAATTCGGTCTGGACGATATTCGCGCGGCCTATAACGCCATCGACGGCATCGATCCGATTGGAACAAATGAGCTGGTTGCCATCATGGGTGTGCTCAATGGCGGATGGCCGGAAGGTATAAGCCTTGATTTGCAGATACGTTTGACCGGGCGTATCGACCGCATGGAATGGCGGGATCTGGGCGATGGCAAGCAGCACGTGCGTCTGATCGATTGGAAAACCGGACATGCGCATAACGGCAAGCAGATGTTCAACGACCTGCAGCTGGTCTGCTATCAGCTTGGCCTTGCCTTCCCCGAGGCGAATCGACCGGATGAGAACGGTGATGGAATCGGCACTTCCGCGGTTCTGCCCAATGCCGGATTGCATGGTGCCGAAGCGCTCAAAGTCATGCCCGATATCACTCAAAGCGCCCTGTTCGATGTGGATTCCGCCACGGCTCCAGCACTTGGTTATCGGGTTCCGGAAACGCTTTTCCAGCCGCCGCTTTTTTATGCCGGTGCGTTGAACAGTACCGGTTTTACGCCTCGCAGTCACTATTCCGATTTGCAAAAACTTGCTGATTTGCCTGACCTGCCAGCCGAAGCGCCAGCGGGTGTAAGCGCTCATGCCTGGCAGCAGTTCCTTTCGTTGCGCGGCACCCAGGCAGTGTGGGCGTTGACCATGATTTCGCGTATCTTCTATGCCGCCGCGGCCTCGCGTTCCAGCGTTTTGGCCGCCCGTCCGCAACCCGACCACGTAGCGTGGTGCAGGATGAAAACGGTATGCCCGGCCTGCGCCGGCGAAGTGGATACGGTCTACGAAGTCAGGAGGGGCTGA
- the glf gene encoding UDP-galactopyranose mutase translates to MANDENKNLPDLFVVGAGLFGLTVAQQAAENGHSVEIIDIRPHIGGNAYSYMDEETGAEIHQYGAHLFHTSNKRVWDYVNRFTEFTDYQHRVYATHDGEVYPMPINLGTINQFFHAHYTPAQAQEIIKEQAGELAGTDPSNLNDKGIQLIGRPLYEAFIKNYTGKQWQTDPAELPASIIKRLPVRFTYDNHYFKDTWEGLPKDGYTAWMQRMIDDPKIHVTLSTDFFDESQPLNKKALLGRVPIVYTGPVDKYFDYSLGDLKWRTVDFKEQRYDEGDHFGCPVMNFVDADVPYTRAIEFKNFNPERKDSQNPDKTVVWEEYSRSAGRDDEPYYPINTAADQKLYQQYKDLAAQEPQVIFGGRLGTYAYYDMHQVINSALIAYEKQVSPLLGK, encoded by the coding sequence ATGGCCAACGACGAAAACAAGAATCTACCCGATCTTTTCGTGGTGGGTGCGGGGCTCTTTGGGCTTACGGTCGCGCAGCAGGCGGCGGAGAACGGGCACAGCGTCGAGATCATCGATATCCGTCCGCATATCGGCGGCAACGCTTACTCCTATATGGATGAAGAGACCGGTGCGGAAATCCACCAGTACGGCGCGCATCTCTTCCACACCTCCAACAAGCGCGTGTGGGACTATGTCAACCGCTTCACCGAATTCACCGATTACCAGCACCGCGTCTATGCCACGCACGACGGCGAGGTCTACCCCATGCCGATCAACCTGGGGACCATCAACCAGTTCTTCCATGCGCACTACACGCCCGCACAGGCGCAGGAAATCATCAAGGAGCAGGCGGGCGAACTGGCCGGCACCGACCCCAGCAATCTGAACGACAAGGGCATCCAGCTCATCGGCCGTCCATTGTATGAGGCGTTCATCAAGAACTACACGGGCAAGCAGTGGCAGACCGATCCGGCCGAGCTGCCGGCTTCCATCATCAAGCGCCTTCCGGTGCGCTTCACCTATGACAACCACTATTTCAAGGATACGTGGGAGGGTCTGCCCAAGGACGGCTACACCGCGTGGATGCAGCGCATGATCGATGACCCGAAGATCCACGTCACCCTCAGCACCGACTTCTTCGACGAAAGCCAGCCCCTGAACAAGAAGGCGCTGCTCGGCCGCGTGCCAATCGTCTACACAGGCCCGGTCGACAAGTACTTCGACTACTCGCTCGGCGACCTCAAGTGGCGCACCGTCGATTTCAAGGAGCAGCGCTACGACGAGGGCGACCACTTCGGCTGCCCGGTGATGAACTTCGTGGACGCCGACGTACCTTACACCCGCGCCATCGAGTTCAAGAACTTCAATCCGGAGCGCAAGGACTCCCAAAACCCGGACAAGACCGTGGTCTGGGAGGAATACAGCCGCTCGGCCGGACGCGACGATGAACCCTACTACCCCATCAACACCGCCGCCGACCAGAAGCTCTACCAGCAGTACAAGGATTTGGCGGCGCAAGAGCCGCAGGTCATCTTCGGTGGACGCCTCGGCACCTACGCCTACTACGACATGCACCAGGTCATCAACAGCGCCCTCATCGCCTACGAAAAGCAGGTCAGCCCGCTGCTAGGAAAGTGA
- a CDS encoding DUF1310 family protein, translated as MRLSGVRPDARMPGVVARPRERRLPAVVRVVLCVLAVFVAIGGVLVAIPVGYDAYMRHVVHSKEGETALRDTMKGIDPHAFTKEGVIHSYTIDDSKTQHDPMGGILVTLYANGDFSLDVQVTLDKPLKEDGSRGPLIGEGGGWSAKLGNLVDENEKRLGDKPSAWMLMDNKVSIQQAKLRLLDAV; from the coding sequence ATGCGGCTATCTGGTGTGAGGCCTGATGCCCGGATGCCTGGTGTCGTTGCGCGGCCCAGGGAGCGTAGGTTGCCGGCGGTGGTCAGGGTGGTTCTTTGTGTTCTCGCGGTGTTTGTGGCGATAGGAGGGGTTTTGGTGGCGATTCCGGTTGGATATGACGCGTATATGAGGCATGTTGTACATAGTAAAGAAGGAGAGACGGCATTGAGGGACACGATGAAGGGTATCGATCCTCATGCCTTTACGAAGGAGGGCGTCATCCATTCTTATACGATTGATGATAGCAAGACTCAGCATGATCCCATGGGCGGTATCCTGGTTACGCTTTATGCCAACGGTGACTTTAGCCTCGATGTGCAAGTAACTCTCGATAAGCCCCTTAAGGAGGATGGCAGTAGGGGGCCTTTGATAGGTGAAGGCGGGGGATGGTCGGCAAAGTTGGGAAATCTTGTGGATGAGAATGAGAAGAGGCTTGGTGACAAGCCGTCTGCTTGGATGTTGATGGATAATAAGGTGTCGATTCAGCAGGCGAAGTTGCGACTGCTGGACGCGGTTTAA
- a CDS encoding DUF1310 family protein has protein sequence MKPCRFVVHGMGVDMYKTQSSGVISGVQIPYGGLQPRKRRLPAAVRVILCILAAFVAIGGVLVAIPVGSNAYMRHVVHSKEADTAFRETMRGEDPHAFTKEGVIHSYTIDDSKTQHDPMGGIMVTLYANGDPSLEVLVTIDKPLNEDGSRKPLIGQGGGSSAKLGNLVDENEKRLGGKPAAWSSEDDGVLVWATEFGLDAGIGEERLGGI, from the coding sequence ATGAAGCCTTGTCGATTCGTCGTTCATGGAATGGGTGTGGATATGTACAAGACGCAGTCGTCTGGTGTGATATCGGGTGTCCAGATACCGTATGGGGGACTGCAGCCTAGGAAGCGGAGGTTGCCAGCGGCGGTCAGGGTGATTCTTTGCATTCTCGCAGCGTTTGTGGCGATAGGAGGGGTTTTGGTGGCGATTCCGGTGGGGTCTAACGCATATATGAGGCACGTCGTTCACAGCAAAGAGGCGGATACGGCATTCAGGGAGACTATGAGGGGGGAGGACCCTCATGCCTTTACGAAGGAGGGCGTCATCCATTCATATACCATCGATGATAGCAAGACTCAGCATGACCCTATGGGCGGTATCATGGTGACGCTTTATGCCAATGGAGACCCCAGTTTGGAAGTGCTGGTAACCATTGATAAGCCTCTTAATGAGGATGGCAGCAGAAAGCCTTTGATTGGTCAAGGTGGAGGATCCTCAGCAAAGTTGGGAAATCTCGTGGATGAGAATGAGAAGAGGCTTGGTGGCAAGCCGGCTGCGTGGTCATCTGAAGATGATGGTGTGCTGGTTTGGGCGACGGAGTTCGGATTGGATGCCGGTATTGGAGAGGAACGTTTAGGGGGAATATGA